In the Nitrospirota bacterium genome, TCTTCAGGGTCATCTGTAATATGGAAAAAACCCATGTCCTTTTTACCTATTGCACCCTCAGCAATTAGTGTGTCCTCCATCCATTTTACAATGCCTTCCCAATATTCTTTACCGAACATCACAATCGGAAAACGCCGTATCTTGCCGGTCTGCATAAGTGTAAGCGCTTCAAAGAACTCATCAAGGGTACCGAATCCGCCGGGGGTTATTACATATCCTACAGAGTATTTTACAAACATCACCTTTCTTGCAAAGAAGTATCTGAAGTCAAGCCGCTTTTCCTGATATTTATTTGGAGACTGTTCCCTTGGGAGTTCTATGTTCAGGCCGATTGAAAGCCCGGTACCTTTTCTTGCACCCCTGTTGCCGGCCTCCATGATCCCGGGGCCGCCGCCTGTAATTATAGAAAAATCCTTCTTAGACAACAGCTCTGCAATCTTCATTACTGATTTATAATAATGGCTTTTCCTGGACATCCTGGCACTGCCGAATATTGAGACCCCTCGCT is a window encoding:
- a CDS encoding TIGR00730 family Rossman fold protein, with translation MVEDLRGNETWRIFRIMSEFVEGFEALSDVKRGVSIFGSARMSRKSHYYKSVMKIAELLSKKDFSIITGGGPGIMEAGNRGARKGTGLSIGLNIELPREQSPNKYQEKRLDFRYFFARKVMFVKYSVGYVITPGGFGTLDEFFEALTLMQTGKIRRFPIVMFGKEYWEGIVKWMEDTLIAEGAIGKKDMGFFHITDDPEEVVKIIEEQYKQSQKTINGNRRKKGI